The following are encoded together in the Gemmatimonadota bacterium genome:
- a CDS encoding sugar phosphate nucleotidyltransferase: MKAIIPVAGSGSRLRPITLETPKAMVPVAGKPVLEYILDQVAGLGIREVVLVISPSGDAIRRFVDQREDLEARYVVQQEPLGIGHAVYQCRTLVDDAPVLIVLGDVIYLSDYAFLGRKPPGNAIGVKKVAGDLSRYGLVEVAGDRITRLVEKPDRPVSDLAIAGIYYFSRAAPLMAGLESLVRSSRKTRNEYQLTDALQWMVEQGEHLSPFEVDDWYDCGTPDRLLEANRRLLDLNGGACSIPGSVIIPPVDIASDAQVHRSVVGPHVAVSSRASIARTIVRDATIGTHARIENCDLRGSIVTPHAVLADRVQRETAGAHCEVFV; the protein is encoded by the coding sequence ATGAAAGCCATTATTCCCGTCGCCGGCAGCGGCAGCCGATTGCGCCCGATCACGCTCGAAACCCCCAAGGCCATGGTCCCCGTCGCGGGGAAGCCGGTACTCGAATACATCCTCGACCAGGTTGCGGGCCTGGGGATCCGCGAGGTCGTGCTGGTCATCTCCCCCTCGGGAGACGCCATCCGCCGGTTCGTCGATCAGCGCGAAGACCTCGAAGCCCGGTACGTCGTGCAACAAGAGCCCCTTGGAATCGGCCACGCGGTGTACCAGTGCCGGACTCTCGTGGATGACGCGCCCGTCCTGATCGTGCTGGGCGACGTCATCTACCTCTCGGATTACGCCTTCCTGGGCAGGAAACCGCCGGGCAACGCGATCGGCGTCAAAAAGGTCGCGGGGGACCTGAGCCGCTACGGACTGGTGGAAGTCGCGGGAGACCGCATCACTCGGCTGGTGGAAAAACCCGACCGTCCGGTTTCAGATCTCGCGATCGCCGGGATCTACTATTTCTCCCGGGCCGCGCCGCTTATGGCGGGACTGGAAAGCCTGGTGCGATCCAGCCGGAAGACCCGTAACGAGTATCAACTGACGGACGCGTTGCAGTGGATGGTGGAACAGGGCGAGCACCTGTCGCCTTTCGAAGTCGACGACTGGTATGACTGCGGCACGCCGGACCGGCTGCTGGAGGCCAACAGGCGGCTCCTCGACCTGAACGGCGGGGCCTGCAGCATACCCGGCAGCGTGATCATCCCGCCCGTCGACATCGCGTCGGACGCCCAGGTCCACCGGTCCGTCGTCGGTCCCCACGTCGCCGTCTCGTCCCGGGCCTCCATCGCGCGCACTATCGTCCGTGACGCCACCATCGGAACTCACGCCCGGATCGAAAACTGCGATCTCCGGGGATCCATCGTCACGCCGCACGCCGTCCTGGCCGACCGGGTGCAACGGGAGACCGCCGGCGCGCACTGCGAGGTTTTCGTCTGA
- the metK gene encoding methionine adenosyltransferase: MTPGYLFTSESVTEGHPDKVADQISDAVLDAVIEQDPYSRVACETFVTTGLVLVGGEITTAGSVDVQSVARETVKSIGYTDAGFGLDWESCGVIVSLDQQSADIAMGVDRQGAGDQGMMFGYATDETPEMMPLPITLAHRLTRNLAAIRKNGVAPYLRPDGKSQVTVEYVDGRPGRIDTVVIAAQHDPDVSNDRIREDVVNEVIAPALPAELIDPGRIKYHVNATGRFVTGGPQGDAGLTGRKIIVDTYGGYCRHGGGAYSGKDPTKVDRSASYAARYVAKNVVAAGLAGKCEIQLAYVIGVAEPVSVNVNTYGTGTVEDLEITRLIRKHFDLTPQGIIESLDLRRPIYGPTASYGHFGRNEAGFTWENCDKAEELRNHA; encoded by the coding sequence ATGACACCTGGTTACCTCTTTACTTCCGAATCCGTTACCGAAGGCCATCCCGACAAGGTCGCCGACCAGATTTCCGACGCCGTGCTGGACGCCGTCATCGAACAGGACCCCTATTCCCGCGTGGCCTGCGAGACTTTCGTCACCACGGGCCTGGTGCTCGTCGGCGGCGAAATCACGACGGCGGGTTCCGTGGACGTCCAGAGCGTGGCACGGGAGACGGTCAAGTCCATCGGATATACCGATGCGGGCTTCGGTCTGGACTGGGAATCCTGCGGCGTGATCGTCTCCCTCGACCAGCAGTCGGCCGATATCGCCATGGGCGTGGACCGGCAGGGCGCGGGCGACCAGGGCATGATGTTCGGCTACGCGACCGACGAGACCCCCGAAATGATGCCCCTGCCCATCACCCTGGCCCACAGGCTGACCAGGAACCTCGCGGCGATCCGGAAGAACGGCGTCGCGCCTTACCTGCGCCCGGACGGCAAATCCCAGGTCACGGTGGAATACGTGGATGGCCGTCCCGGCCGGATCGACACGGTGGTGATCGCCGCCCAGCACGATCCGGACGTCTCAAACGACCGGATCAGGGAGGATGTCGTCAACGAGGTGATCGCCCCCGCGCTGCCGGCGGAGCTGATCGATCCGGGCCGGATCAAGTACCACGTCAACGCGACCGGCCGTTTCGTCACCGGGGGGCCGCAGGGCGACGCCGGTCTGACGGGCCGGAAGATCATCGTGGACACCTACGGCGGGTATTGCCGCCACGGCGGCGGCGCGTACTCGGGCAAGGACCCGACCAAGGTGGACCGCTCGGCTTCCTACGCCGCGCGCTACGTGGCCAAGAACGTCGTAGCCGCGGGGCTGGCCGGGAAATGCGAGATCCAGCTCGCCTACGTCATCGGCGTGGCCGAACCCGTCTCGGTAAACGTCAACACCTACGGCACCGGCACAGTCGAAGATCTGGAAATCACGCGCCTGATCCGCAAGCACTTCGACCTGACGCCCCAGGGAATCATCGAAAGCCTGGACCTGCGCCGGCCCATCTACGGTCCCACGGCGTCTTACGGCCACTTCGGCCGGAACGAGGCGGGTTTTACCTGGGAAAACTGCGACAAGGCGGAGGAACTCCGGAACCACGCCTGA
- a CDS encoding LptF/LptG family permease yields the protein MSLITRYVLRLFMTAIAVSLVAFVSIFFVVDLIEQLDRFLDRNVAPGYIALYYVYYLPYIFVLTIPVSLLLASLYTFGQLTRLGELTAMKASGLSLYRLLRPLLLVSAVISACLFWAGEWLVPHTSMKRAEIQSEHVDMQGGEGQHVRYDVYFRGEGGRQFYMRVFDGHSAEGTGICVTEFRGGSVSSVLTAESAAWTDGRWLLSNGVERRFQIGGGLSGFTSFASLEPDGWAETPEDFLRGQKRPEEMSYGELAQLIQNVRRGGGDVQGYLVDLNLKIAFPSAGLIIVLLGGALASHLRRGGVAVGFALSIGICFVYWGLLRFAQAFGHAGLLPPMAAAWGANALFGLLALVLLVRAPK from the coding sequence ATGTCCCTGATCACCCGGTACGTGCTCCGCCTGTTCATGACCGCGATCGCCGTCAGCCTGGTCGCCTTCGTCAGCATTTTCTTTGTCGTCGATCTCATCGAGCAGCTGGACCGTTTCCTGGACCGCAACGTAGCGCCGGGATACATCGCGCTCTATTACGTCTATTACCTGCCCTATATCTTCGTACTCACAATTCCCGTCAGTCTGCTGCTCGCCAGCCTCTATACCTTCGGCCAGCTGACCAGGCTGGGCGAATTGACGGCCATGAAAGCGTCGGGACTGAGTCTGTACCGGCTGCTGCGGCCCCTGCTCCTCGTGAGCGCCGTGATCAGTGCGTGCCTGTTCTGGGCCGGTGAATGGCTCGTGCCCCATACGAGTATGAAAAGGGCGGAAATCCAATCGGAACACGTGGACATGCAGGGTGGCGAAGGACAGCACGTCCGGTACGACGTGTATTTCAGGGGAGAGGGTGGACGACAGTTCTACATGCGCGTATTCGACGGACACAGCGCGGAAGGCACCGGAATATGCGTCACCGAGTTCCGAGGCGGCTCTGTTTCCAGCGTGCTGACGGCGGAAAGCGCCGCCTGGACGGACGGGCGATGGCTGCTTTCCAACGGAGTGGAACGACGGTTTCAGATCGGAGGCGGCCTATCCGGATTCACCTCATTCGCCTCGTTGGAACCCGACGGATGGGCGGAAACGCCGGAGGACTTTCTACGAGGACAAAAGCGCCCGGAAGAGATGAGCTACGGCGAACTCGCTCAGTTGATACAGAACGTGCGGCGCGGTGGAGGAGACGTGCAGGGCTACCTGGTGGACCTCAACCTGAAGATCGCCTTCCCCTCCGCGGGCCTGATCATCGTGCTCCTGGGAGGCGCGCTGGCCTCCCACCTGAGACGCGGAGGCGTAGCGGTGGGATTCGCCCTGAGCATTGGGATCTGTTTCGTCTACTGGGGGCTGCTGCGCTTTGCGCAAGCTTTCGGACACGCCGGCTTACTGCCGCCCATGGCGGCGGCATGGGGTGCCAATGCTCTGTTCGGATTACTGGCGCTTGTCCTGCTGGTCAGGGCGCCGAAATGA
- a CDS encoding LptF/LptG family permease, translating into MTLPVHLYRYVLRAHIGPFLFAFVIITFILVMDIIFQIADLIIGKNLDLFIVLEVFVLNLAWIVAVSIPMSVLVATLMAFGRLSADNEVTAFKAGGVSFFQMVSPVLVSGILLGTCHLYFMDVILPEANYRARSLMNDIHRARPTLLFTGGIFMKDIPGYSILIDRVNPRNNEISRITIYETENMRYPRLMTAKSGVFHVNETGSRLDLMLYDGELLQQNEASGRYFKEVFERQRFSIRTTPSGVQRSEAGTRGDRELNIEMMREKIDDWQREIDEVAANLEPGPVPSEAKTDSIEAARAKAQRTISLKQRQKNSYIVEIHKKYAISAACLVFVLIGAPLGVRIRRSGMGVSVGVSLCFFLLYWACLLGGEELADRDLFDPVWAMWAANIVIGVPGAFLVWIVGRDRV; encoded by the coding sequence ATGACCCTCCCGGTTCACCTCTACCGATACGTTTTAAGAGCGCATATCGGGCCATTTCTGTTTGCCTTCGTGATCATCACGTTCATCCTCGTGATGGACATCATATTCCAGATTGCCGACCTCATCATCGGAAAGAACCTCGACCTGTTTATCGTGCTCGAGGTGTTTGTGCTCAACTTGGCCTGGATCGTCGCCGTTTCGATTCCCATGTCCGTACTGGTCGCCACGCTCATGGCCTTCGGCCGCCTTTCGGCCGATAACGAAGTCACGGCGTTCAAGGCGGGAGGCGTCAGTTTCTTCCAGATGGTCTCACCGGTCCTGGTGTCGGGAATCCTTCTGGGGACCTGCCATCTGTACTTCATGGACGTCATACTGCCCGAAGCCAATTACCGGGCGCGGTCACTCATGAACGATATCCACCGGGCGCGGCCCACGTTGCTCTTCACCGGGGGCATATTCATGAAGGACATTCCGGGATACAGTATCTTGATCGACCGGGTCAATCCGAGAAACAACGAGATTTCCCGTATTACCATCTACGAGACGGAGAACATGCGCTACCCGCGCCTCATGACGGCGAAGTCGGGTGTATTTCACGTCAACGAGACGGGCAGCCGGCTCGATCTCATGCTTTACGACGGGGAACTGCTGCAACAGAACGAAGCTTCGGGGCGCTATTTCAAAGAAGTCTTCGAGCGGCAGCGGTTTTCGATTCGCACCACGCCGAGCGGCGTGCAGCGGTCGGAGGCGGGAACCCGGGGCGACCGCGAGTTGAACATCGAAATGATGCGTGAGAAGATCGATGACTGGCAACGGGAGATCGACGAGGTCGCGGCGAATCTTGAACCCGGACCGGTCCCCTCGGAGGCGAAGACGGATTCCATCGAAGCAGCCAGGGCCAAGGCGCAGCGGACGATCTCGCTGAAGCAGCGCCAGAAGAACAGCTATATCGTGGAAATCCACAAGAAGTACGCCATTTCGGCGGCGTGTCTCGTCTTCGTGCTGATCGGCGCACCGCTGGGTGTGCGTATCCGCCGGAGCGGCATGGGTGTGAGCGTCGGCGTCAGCCTGTGCTTCTTCCTGCTCTACTGGGCATGTCTGCTCGGCGGTGAAGAACTGGCGGACCGCGACCTGTTCGATCCGGTCTGGGCGATGTGGGCGGCGAATATCGTCATCGGCGTGCCCGGAGCCTTCCTGGTCTGGATTGTCGGGAGAGACCGCGTCTGA
- a CDS encoding single-stranded DNA-binding protein: MASLNKVILIGNLGADPELRYTPSGRAVVNFRMATTRQWNTQDGERREETEWHRIVAFSKLAEICGQYLKKGAPVYVEGRLQTRSWEDQNGMKRYTTEIVANEMQMLSARQQNEPASDVPPGGIGSTVPEAPPSAPASEADDDLPF, translated from the coding sequence ATGGCCAGTTTAAACAAAGTCATACTTATCGGCAATCTGGGCGCGGACCCCGAGTTGAGGTACACGCCTTCCGGCCGGGCCGTGGTCAACTTCCGCATGGCCACCACGCGCCAGTGGAACACGCAGGACGGAGAACGGCGGGAAGAAACGGAATGGCACCGGATCGTAGCGTTTTCGAAACTGGCGGAGATCTGCGGCCAATATCTTAAGAAAGGCGCTCCGGTGTATGTTGAAGGGCGGCTTCAAACCCGTTCCTGGGAGGACCAGAACGGGATGAAACGATACACGACCGAGATCGTGGCGAACGAGATGCAAATGCTGAGTGCCCGCCAGCAGAATGAACCTGCATCCGACGTGCCGCCCGGAGGAATCGGCAGTACGGTGCCGGAAGCGCCGCCTTCCGCGCCGGCGTCCGAGGCCGACGACGACCTCCCGTTTTGA
- a CDS encoding response regulator transcription factor, whose amino-acid sequence MTVRLSGNGLPRITILIARQEPVAPLIRWLSGAGYPLTELHYTAVEDLHARIPESDVLLVHTDRPRSDIPFVMDELQSRQFRQAPGVIVLTGCDAVGDLDVTRGIDDFICAPYNLREFDLRIKNVLWRRHSVQIQDMIAWGDLLINLGNYEVTIRGKAIDLTLKEYELLKHLARHRGRVFTRDELLTAVWGYDYFSGTRTVDVHVRRLRMKIERHGVHIITTVRGVGYKFGD is encoded by the coding sequence ATGACCGTTAGACTTAGCGGCAACGGGCTTCCTCGAATAACAATTCTGATTGCCCGGCAGGAACCCGTCGCACCGCTGATCAGATGGTTGAGCGGCGCAGGTTACCCGTTAACGGAACTGCATTACACCGCTGTTGAAGACCTCCACGCGCGTATTCCCGAATCGGATGTCCTGCTCGTCCATACTGACCGTCCAAGATCGGACATCCCTTTTGTGATGGACGAGTTGCAGTCGAGGCAGTTCCGGCAGGCCCCCGGAGTGATCGTCCTGACCGGCTGTGACGCCGTCGGTGATCTCGACGTCACCCGGGGGATCGACGATTTCATATGCGCGCCATACAATCTCCGCGAGTTCGATCTCCGCATCAAGAACGTCCTCTGGCGCCGTCATAGCGTGCAGATTCAGGATATGATCGCCTGGGGCGACCTGCTGATCAATCTGGGCAACTACGAGGTTACGATCCGGGGCAAGGCGATCGACCTCACGCTCAAGGAATACGAGCTGCTCAAACACCTGGCCCGGCACCGGGGACGGGTGTTCACGCGGGATGAACTGCTGACCGCCGTCTGGGGATACGATTACTTCAGCGGTACGAGGACCGTGGACGTGCACGTGAGGCGGCTGCGAATGAAGATCGAGCGCCACGGGGTGCATATCATCACGACCGTCCGGGGCGTCGGATACAAGTTCGGTGACTGA